The sequence CCCTGGGCTTCGTAGTAGCGCGCGGTGCAGGCCAGGGCGAAGGTGTCGTGGCGGCCCACGGTGTCGCGCACCACCTCCAGCATCGGCTGCATATCACGGTCGTAGAAGCGGCTGAACAGGCCGGGGCCGGGGTAGGCGTTGCCGTTCAGGGTGCGGGTGACGGTGGGGTCGAGGTCGATCTCGCGGCCGGCATCCAGGCCCCGGCGGTCGAAGGCGACGAAGTCCGAGCACTGGCGCCCGGCCACGTCGATCACCTGGATGGTCTGGCCCGCGCTCACCACATAGTCCCGCGCGGTGCCGGGGCTGATGGTGAATTCGTCCACCAGCTCGCCCAGGGGCGCCGGCAACGGCGGGGCCAGGCTGCTGCGGGGGTTGGCGCGCTGGATCAGCAGGCGCAATTCGCTGGCGCGCAGCTGGCTGTCCACCGGTGTGGCGCCACCTGGGGCGGCTACCAGCACCAGCAGGGCCTCGGCGGCGCTGAAGCTGCGGCTGAACCCGGCCGGGGTGCCGGCGGGCCAGAGCTGCGCGGCGGCCGGCAGGTGGCGGCTATCGATGCCGCTCCGGGCGAGGCCGGCGCCGACATGGGCGGCCTCCGCGCTGCCGTCGTGCAGCAGGTGGCCGATGAAGGCGGCGCCGGGGCTCGGTTCGAGGCCGAGGGCGGACAGCGCCGGGCGGTTGCCGGCGAAGGCCAGCAGCTCGGCGGCCTGGTCGCCTTCGAGGTCGATCACCTGTAGCCGGTCACCCGGCTCCAGGGCCACCACCGTGAGGCCGCCGGGGGCGACGCGGTGGCGTTCCAGGCCCGGGCTGCGGGCGAACAGGGCCGGCTCCAGCGGCCGGGAAATCACGGGTGGTTGCATGCAAGGCTCCTGCAGTGACGTTGCTCCGTGGCGGTTCATCGGTGCGCATGGCGCACCCTACGGGCGGTAGGGTGCGCCGTGCGCACCGTTCACGGGTTCGTCATCGTTCGTCTGAGATCAACCCGTCGCCTTCATGGAAGGCTCCGGGCTATCGGCCAGGTAGGCACCCAGGGAGTCGTCGAGGGCTTGCAGCCAGGGGGTGTGGTGGGGCGTGGCCATGGTCCCGGTGATGAGCGAGCGGTGGCACTTGTCGCGGTAGCCCATGATGTTTTCGTACTTGTCGTGCTTCCACTCCAGGAAGGTCCGGTTCACCTCGGCTATGTCGAAGCTCGGGTAGTCGGTGGCCTCGATCAGCTGGCGGATGTACTCGCCCTGGAACTCGAACATCTGCTGGGCGGTTTCCAGGGTTTCTTCCTCGCGGCGCCAGGCCAGGTCCTCGGCCTGCATGCGCTCGAAGTCGGGCAGGGCGATGCGCCCGAGGATCACGTCGCGGGCATACCAGGCCTGGGCGTCGAACATGTTGAAGCTGTACCACTGGTCCTGCATGCCGAGGTAGATCAGCTTCGGGTTCTGCTCCCAGAACACGCCCTTGTAGAGGTTCAGCGGCCAGAGGCGGTTGCCGGTCTTCAGCCGCAGTTCTTCCGGCAGGAAGGGGAAGTGATGCTTGTAGCCGGTGCACAGGATGATGGCGTCGATGTGCCGGCTGCTGCCGTCGGCGAAGAAGGCGGTGCTGCCCTTCACATGGGTGAGCAGGGGTTTCTCTTCCCAGTTCTCCGGCCACTTGTAGCCCATGGGCGCGCTGCGGTAGCAGCTGGTGATGGAGCGGGCGCCGTACTTGAAGCATTGCGAGCCGATGTCCTCGGCCGAGTAGCTGCCGCCGACGATGAGCACGTCCTTGCCCTTGAATTCCAGGGCGTCGCGGAAGTCGTGGGCATGCAGCACGCGCCCGGCGAAGCTCTCGAAACCCGGGAAGTAGGGCACGTTGGGGGTGGAGAAGTGGCCGCTGGCGACCACCACGTAGTCGAAGGTCTCGCTGTAGGTCAGGTCCTGCTCGTAGCTGTGGGCGGTGACTTCGAAGGTCTGGCTTTCGGCGTCGAAGGCCACCCCGCGCACGGTGGTGTTGAAGCGGATCCAGGGGCGCACGCCGGCCTTTTCCACGCGGCCCTTGATGTAGTCCCAGAGCACCTCGCGGGGCGGGTAGGACCCCATGGGGCGGCCGAAGTGCTCGTCGAAGCTGTAGTCGGCGAACTCCAGGCACTCCTTCGGCCCGTTGGACCAGAGGTAGCGGTACATGCTGCCGTGCACCGCCTCGCCGTGCTCGTCGAGACCGGTGCGCCAGGTGTAGTTCCACATGCCGCCCCAGTCGGACTGCTTCTCGAAGCAGACCAGTTCGGGGATCTCCGCGCCGCCCGCCCTGGCCGACTGGAAGGCACGCAACTGGGCGAGGCCGCAGGGGCCGGCGCCGATGATGGCGACTCGTTGTTTCATGCTGGGTTCTCCATGGAAGGTTGGGGCAGGCCGGCGGCCGGGTGCTGGAGGCGCGCCGCGGCCAGGGTGTTCTTCATCAGGAAGGCGATGGTCATGGGCCCGACGCCGCCGGGCACCGGGGTGATGGCGGCGGCGTGGGCGAGGGCGGAGTCGAAGTCCACGTCACCCACCAGTTTCGAACGGCCGTCTTCTTCAATGCGGTTGATGCCCACATCGATGACCACGGCGCCGGGCTTCAGCCACTCGGCATCCACCAGACGCGGGCGGCCCACGGCGGCGACCACGATGTCGGCCTGGCGGCACAGCTCTTTCAGGTTGGCGCTTCTGGAATGCACCACGGTCACCGTGCAGTGGGCTTTCAGCAGCAGGGCGGCCATGGGCTTGCCGACGATATTCGAGCGGCCGATCACCACCGCGTGCTTGCCGGTGAGGTTGCCACAGGTGTCCTGCAGCAGACGCAGGCAACCGGCCGGGGTGCAGGGAGTGAGCACGTCGCGGCCCTGGCTGAGGCCGCCGACGTTTTCGGCATGGAAACCGTCCACATCCTTCAGCGGACTCACGGCCTGGAGCACGCGGCTCTCGTCGATATGCCCCGGCAGCGGCAGCTGGACGAGGATGCCGTGGACGCTGTCGTCGCCGTTGAGCGTGTGGATAAGTGCCAGCAAGTCGGCCTC is a genomic window of Pseudomonas resinovorans NBRC 106553 containing:
- a CDS encoding NAD(P)-binding domain-containing protein is translated as MKQRVAIIGAGPCGLAQLRAFQSARAGGAEIPELVCFEKQSDWGGMWNYTWRTGLDEHGEAVHGSMYRYLWSNGPKECLEFADYSFDEHFGRPMGSYPPREVLWDYIKGRVEKAGVRPWIRFNTTVRGVAFDAESQTFEVTAHSYEQDLTYSETFDYVVVASGHFSTPNVPYFPGFESFAGRVLHAHDFRDALEFKGKDVLIVGGSYSAEDIGSQCFKYGARSITSCYRSAPMGYKWPENWEEKPLLTHVKGSTAFFADGSSRHIDAIILCTGYKHHFPFLPEELRLKTGNRLWPLNLYKGVFWEQNPKLIYLGMQDQWYSFNMFDAQAWYARDVILGRIALPDFERMQAEDLAWRREEETLETAQQMFEFQGEYIRQLIEATDYPSFDIAEVNRTFLEWKHDKYENIMGYRDKCHRSLITGTMATPHHTPWLQALDDSLGAYLADSPEPSMKATG
- the folD gene encoding bifunctional methylenetetrahydrofolate dehydrogenase/methenyltetrahydrofolate cyclohydrolase FolD, with amino-acid sequence MSAASTPLLIDGKAAAARVLAEVGREVIALKDAGLAPALAVVLVGQDPASQVYVRNKVLRAEECGIRSLEHKLPADTAEADLLALIHTLNGDDSVHGILVQLPLPGHIDESRVLQAVSPLKDVDGFHAENVGGLSQGRDVLTPCTPAGCLRLLQDTCGNLTGKHAVVIGRSNIVGKPMAALLLKAHCTVTVVHSRSANLKELCRQADIVVAAVGRPRLVDAEWLKPGAVVIDVGINRIEEDGRSKLVGDVDFDSALAHAAAITPVPGGVGPMTIAFLMKNTLAAARLQHPAAGLPQPSMENPA